The DNA segment GAGTTCCCTATACATGTCATCAAGGATAAATGAAGTTAGACTTTTAAGGTTCCCACAACCATAAGAAAGAACTTTGAACCTCGTAATTAACGAATCAAAATACCGGCAAGTGGGGATGATTTCTTCTTCAACGTCTCTCGTCCACAAAGACCACTCCAACTGCACGGCAGTTACTGGATGAACCGCATGTGCTCTTCTGATTGTGGATGCAGATGCCTCTGATAAACCGATGTATCTTATTTTACCTTCTTCCACTAGTTTCTTCAGCTCTCCCATCTTCAGATGCAAATGGTTCAACCATTACAAATACAAGTATTAAATGGATGGTGAACTATATGATCAATGGCTGGCTCAGCATCGGGGAAAACAGTATTGGATTCTGTTGTTTTCAAATGATTCACAATCATGTGAAATCTTTTCAAAATTTCTTTAAGCCAACTGAAAATTCATTTGTACTACAAGCCCCTGATTTTTAGTGTCACGTGTTCATATCCATTTTAACTCGAACTCAGACCTAAACCTGATCTTATGataacaataacaatacaaAGAGAAGTAGAAAGTTATCAAAACAGGGGCATACACATATTCAAGGGTGAATTAGAAACTAACCGTGACCTCGATTGGCACACGCGTATCAATTCGATGTTGGTAATAaagatctatgcagttgatatcaAGTCGTTTTAAGCTCGCCTCACAAGCTTCACGCACATACACTGGGTCGCCGCGTATTTCCCAATTACCATTGGCAAACCAAATACCGAATTTTGTAGCCAATTCCACTTTGTTCCTCATACCTTCCTTCAAAGCCTACATAAAACCATTGGAAGAGAATTAAATAAGATCTAAAGTAAAGAAaacccaatatatatatatatttagcttAATAAAAAAAGGGATTCACCTTGCCGAGGAGTATTTCGTTTGTGTGAGGGCCGTACATATCAGAGGTGTCGAGGAAGGTGATGCCAGAGTGAATGGCGTGGTGGATGAGCTTAATCATGTCGGGCTCGGGCTTCGGCGGCCCGTAGAATGCGGGCA comes from the Henckelia pumila isolate YLH828 chromosome 1, ASM3356847v2, whole genome shotgun sequence genome and includes:
- the LOC140884643 gene encoding probable aldo-keto reductase 3, coding for MAAKFEITVPRIKLGSQGLEVSAQGLGCMGMPAFYGPPKPEPDMIKLIHHAIHSGITFLDTSDMYGPHTNEILLGKALKEGMRNKVELATKFGIWFANGNWEIRGDPVYVREACEASLKRLDINCIDLYYQHRIDTRVPIEVTMGELKKLVEEGKIRYIGLSEASASTIRRAHAVHPVTAVQLEWSLWTRDVEEEIIPTCRELGIGIVAYSPLGRGFFSSGAKVVDSLTEGDFRKFLPRFQPENLEHNKTLFDRVNEMATRKGCTPSQLALAWVHHQGNDVCPIPGTTKIANFNDNIVALAVKLTPEEMVELETIAAADAVMGDRYMSGFSTWQNSDTPPLSA